A portion of the Eretmochelys imbricata isolate rEreImb1 chromosome 27, rEreImb1.hap1, whole genome shotgun sequence genome contains these proteins:
- the JUP gene encoding junction plakoglobin has protein sequence MEVMNMMEQPIKVTEWQQTYTYDSGIHSGVNTQVPSVSSKCIGDDEDLYAKQYTIKTTTYREAGGQGLGSAAAADMESQLAMTRAQRVRAAMYPETMEDRSLLMTTHIDGQQTNVQRLAEPSQMLKSAIVHLINYQDDAELATRAIPELTKLLNDEDPVVVSKAAMIVNQLSKKEASRRALMQSPQIVAAVVRAMQNTSDLDTARCTTSILHNLSHHREGLLAIFKSGGIPALVRMLSSPVESVLFYAITTLHNLLLYQEGAKMAVRLADGLQKMVPLLNKNNPKFLAITTDCLQLLAYGNQESKLIILANGGPQALVQIMRSYTYEKLLWTTSRVLKVLSVCPSNKPAIVEAGGMQALGKHLTSSSPRLVQNCLWTLRNLSDVATKQEGLDGVLKILVNQLSSDDVNVLTCATGTLSNLTCNNSKNKTLVTQSNGVEALIHTILRAGDKEDITEPAVCALRHLTSRHPEAEMAQNSVRLNYGIPAIVKLLNQPNQWPLVKATIGLIRNLALCPANHAPLQEAAVIPRLVQLLVKAHQDAQRHVAAGTQQPYTDGVKMEEIVEGCTGALHILARDPMNRMEIFRLNTIPLFVQLLYSPVENIQRVAAGVLCELAQDKEAADTIDAEGASAPLMELLHSRNEGTATYAAAVLFRISEDKNPDYRKRVSVELTNSLFKHDPAAWEAAQSMIPINEPYPEDMDAGYRMYPGDDPLDINMDMDGDYPMDTYSDGVRGHYPEHMLA, from the exons ATGGAGGTGATGAACATGATGGAGCAGCCGATCAAGGTGACAGAGTGGCAGCAGACCTACACCTACGACTCGGGCATACACTCTGGGGTGAACACCCAGGTGCCGTCGGTCAGCAGCAAATGCATCGGGGATGATGAGGACCTCTACGCCAAGCAGTATACCATCAAGACAACCACCTACAGAGAGGCGGggggccagggcctgggctcAGCAGCAG cagcagacaTGGAGTCTCAGCTGGCCATGACACGGGCCCAGCGTGTCCGGGCTGCCATGTACCCAGAGACCATGGAGGACCGGTCCCTGCTTATGACCACTCACATTGATGGCCAGCAGACCAACGTACAGAGGCTGGCCGAGCCGTCGCAGATGCTGAAATCTGCCATCGTGCACTTGATCAACTACCAGGACGATGCAGAGCTGGCCACGCGGGCCATCCCAGAGCTCACCAAGCTGCTGAATGACGAGGACCCG GTTGTGGTCAGCAAAGCGGCCATGATAGTGAACCAGCTGTCCAAGAAGGAGGCATCGCGCCGCGCCCTGATGCAGTCCCCACAGATTGTGGCGGCCGTGGTGCGTGCCATGCAGAACACCAGTGACTTGGACACGGCCCGCTGCACCACCAGCATCCTGCACAACCTCTCGCACCACCGTGAGGGGCTGCTGGCCATCTTCAAATCGGGAGGCATCCCAGCTCTCGTGCGGATGCTCAG CTCCCCGGTCGAGTCGGTCTTGTTCTACGCAATCACCACCCTGCACAACCTGCTGCTGTACCAGGAAGGTGCCAAGATGGCGGTGCGCCTGGCTGATGGCCTGCAGAAGATGGTTCCCCTGCTGAACAAGAACAACCCGAAATTCCTTGCCATCACCACTGACTGCCTTCAGCTCCTAGCCTATGGGAACCAGGAGAGCAAG CTGATTATTTTGGCCAATGGGGGACCCCAAGCCCTGGTGCAGATCATGCGCAGCTACACCTACGAGAAACTGCTCTGGACCACCAGCCGGGTGCTCAAGGTCTTGTCTGTGTGTCCCAGCAACAAGCCTGCCATTGTGGAGGCTG GTGGCATGCAAGCTCTGGGGAAACATCTGACCAGCTCCAGCCCAAGGCTCGTACAGAACTGCCTGTGGACCTTGAGGAACCTCTCTGATGTAGCCACCAAGCAG GAGGGTCTGGATGGCGTCCTCAAGATCCTGGTCAACCAGCTGAGCTCAGACGACGTGAACGTGCTGACCTGCGCCACCGGCACCCTCTCCAACCTGACCTGCAACAACAGCAAAAACAAGACCCTGGTCACGCAGTCCAATGGGGTGGAAGCCCTGATCCACACCATCCTGAGAGCAGGTGACAAGGAGGACATCACTGAGCCGGCTGTCTGCGCCCTGCGGCACCTCACCAGCCGGCACCCAGAGGCAGAGATGGCCCAGAACTCGGTGCGGCTCAACTACGGCATCCCAGCGATCGTCAAGCTCCTCAACCAGCCCAACCAGTGGCCGCTGGTCAAG GCCACTATCGGTCTGATCCGCAACCTGGCCCTGTGCCCGGCTAACCACGCCCCACTGCAGGAGGCTGCCGTGATCCCTCGCCTGGTCCAGCTGCTGGTGAAGGCTCACCAAGATGCCCAGCGCCATGTGGCAGCTGGCACGCAGCAGCCGTACACA GATGGAGTGAAGATGGAGGAGATAGTGGAGGGGTGCACAGGAGCCCTGCATATTCTGGCCCGGGACCCAATGAACCGCATGGAGATCTTCCGACTCAACACGATTCCTCTCTTCGTGCAG CTGCTCTACTCCCCCGTGGAGAACATCCAGCGGGTggcagctggagtgctgtgtgaGCTGGCCCAGGACAAGGAAGCTGCTGACACGATTGATGCCGAGGGGGCCTCTGCTCCGCTGATGGAGCTGCTGCATTCCAGGAACGAAGGCACAG CCACCTACGCCGCAGCCGTGCTGTTCCGCATCTCTGAGGACAAAAACCCCGACTACAGGAAACGCGTCTCCGTTGAGCTCACCAACTCCCTCTTCAAACATGACCCCGCTGCCTGGGAAGCA GCGCAGAGCATGATCCCGATCAATGAGCCGTACCCGGAGG ATATGGATGCTGGGTATCGTATGTATCCGGGTGATGACCCCTTGGACATAAACATGGATATGGACGGAGACTACCCCATGGACACCTACAGTGATGGTGTCCGAGGTCACTACCCTGAACACATGCTCGCCTAA